In the Streptomyces sp. f51 genome, one interval contains:
- a CDS encoding ferritin-like fold-containing protein: MRFMTTPDNAAEKPAEDTADTAPAATGVAAQNWDTASAEPHYRAAVVDLLGALAYGELAAFERLAEDAKLAPTLSDKAELAKMASAEFHHFEQLRDRLAAVGAEPTEAMDPFVAALDGFHRQTAPSDWLEGLVKAYVGDSIASDFYREVAARLDSDTRELVLGVLDDTGHAGFAIEKVRAAIDADPRVGGRLALWARRLMGEALSQSQRVVADRDALSTMLVGGVADGFDLAEVGRMFSRITEAHTKRMAALGLAA, encoded by the coding sequence GTGCGCTTCATGACGACGCCTGACAACGCCGCTGAGAAGCCCGCCGAGGACACCGCCGACACCGCCCCCGCGGCCACCGGAGTCGCCGCGCAGAACTGGGACACGGCCTCGGCCGAGCCCCACTACCGCGCCGCGGTCGTGGACCTGCTCGGAGCGCTCGCGTACGGCGAGCTCGCGGCGTTCGAGCGGCTCGCGGAGGACGCCAAGCTGGCGCCCACGCTCAGTGACAAGGCCGAGCTGGCGAAGATGGCGTCCGCCGAGTTCCACCACTTCGAGCAGCTGCGGGACCGGCTCGCGGCGGTCGGCGCCGAGCCGACGGAGGCGATGGACCCCTTCGTCGCCGCGCTCGACGGCTTCCACCGGCAGACGGCTCCCTCGGACTGGCTGGAGGGGCTCGTCAAGGCGTACGTCGGCGACTCGATCGCCAGCGACTTCTACCGCGAGGTCGCGGCCCGCCTCGACTCGGACACCCGCGAGCTCGTCCTCGGCGTCCTCGACGACACCGGTCACGCCGGTTTCGCCATCGAGAAGGTGCGCGCGGCGATCGACGCCGACCCGCGCGTGGGCGGCCGGCTCGCGCTGTGGGCGCGCCGGCTGATGGGCGAGGCCCTGTCGCAGTCGCAGCGCGTGGTCGCCGACCGCGACGCCCTGTCGACGATGCTCGTGGGCGGTGTCGCGGACGGATTCGACCTCGCCGAGGTCGGCCGGATGTTCTCCCGCATCACCGAGGCGCACACCAAGCGGATGGCGGCGCTGGGCCTCGCGGCCTAG
- a CDS encoding DEAD/DEAH box helicase, translating to MSGRCPRHGPVTTPALASHRVHRRGSTLTTTFRELGILPETAEALEAVGIVNPFPIQEMTLPVALSGTDIIGQAKTGTGKTLGFGLPLLERVTVPADVEAGRAKPEQLTDAPQALVVVPTRELCTQVTNDLLTAGKVRNVRVLAIYGGRAYEPQVEALKKGVDVIVGTPGRLLDLAGQKKLNLKNIKALVLDEADEMLDLGFLPDVEKIMNMLPARRQTMLFSATMPGAVIGLARRYMSQPTHIRAAAPDDSGATVANTAQFIYRAHNMDKPEMVARILQADGRGLAMIFCRTKRTAADLADQLQQRGFASGAVHGDLGQGAREQALRAFRNGKVDVLVCTDVAARGIDVEGVTHVINYQSPEDEKTYLHRIGRTGRAGAKGIAITLVDWDDIPRWQLINKALDLGFGNPPETYSTSPHLFEELNIPAGTKGVLPRSERTRAGLSAEEVEDLGETGGRGGPRGRGGRSAAPATAERERAPRTPRQRRRTRNGAPADETAGSTAAPAATEAPASAEATEPRTPRRRRRTRAGAGEPVAAVAAPVTEAAEAAVATAEGVTDEPAAPRRRRTRRPAATDVETAQAVVTAAEAVVENAAAEAVTEAAAKPARRRTRKAVETAPAAETVVEAAEIAEAPAKPVRRRTRKVAETVADTVEAAASEIAEVTETVTKPRRTRAKAATTATDTDTAAEATETKPVRRRTRKAVADAEIPAQAAEATEAKPATRRRTRKVAETVADTVEAAATEIAEVTETVTKPRRTRAKAATTATDTDTAAEATETKPVRRRTRKAVADAEIPAQAAEATEAKPATRRRTRKAVATEPTES from the coding sequence ATGAGCGGCCGATGTCCCCGGCACGGTCCCGTCACGACCCCCGCGCTCGCCTCGCATCGCGTACACAGAAGAGGCAGCACCCTGACTACGACTTTCCGAGAGCTCGGAATCCTCCCTGAGACCGCCGAGGCCCTTGAGGCCGTCGGTATCGTCAACCCCTTCCCCATCCAGGAGATGACGCTCCCGGTCGCCCTCTCGGGCACCGACATCATCGGCCAGGCCAAGACCGGCACCGGCAAGACGCTGGGCTTCGGCCTCCCCCTCCTGGAGCGCGTCACCGTCCCCGCGGACGTCGAGGCCGGCCGGGCCAAGCCCGAGCAGCTGACCGACGCCCCGCAGGCGCTCGTCGTCGTCCCCACGCGCGAGCTGTGCACCCAGGTGACCAACGACCTGCTGACCGCGGGCAAGGTCCGCAACGTGCGCGTTCTGGCCATCTACGGCGGCCGTGCGTACGAGCCCCAGGTGGAGGCCCTGAAGAAGGGCGTCGACGTCATCGTCGGCACCCCGGGGCGACTGCTGGACCTCGCGGGCCAGAAGAAGCTCAACCTCAAGAACATCAAGGCGCTCGTCCTCGACGAGGCCGACGAGATGCTCGACCTGGGCTTCCTGCCCGACGTCGAGAAGATCATGAACATGCTGCCGGCCCGCCGTCAGACGATGCTGTTCTCGGCGACCATGCCGGGCGCGGTCATCGGTCTCGCGCGCCGCTACATGTCGCAGCCCACGCACATCCGCGCCGCGGCCCCGGACGACTCGGGCGCGACCGTCGCGAACACCGCGCAGTTCATCTACCGCGCGCACAACATGGACAAGCCCGAGATGGTCGCGCGGATACTACAGGCCGACGGCCGCGGTCTCGCGATGATCTTCTGCCGCACCAAGCGGACGGCGGCGGACCTCGCCGACCAGCTCCAGCAGCGCGGCTTCGCCTCCGGCGCGGTCCACGGCGACCTCGGCCAGGGTGCCCGCGAGCAGGCGCTGCGCGCCTTCCGCAACGGCAAGGTCGACGTCCTCGTCTGCACCGACGTCGCGGCCCGCGGTATCGATGTCGAGGGTGTCACCCACGTCATCAACTACCAGTCCCCCGAGGACGAGAAGACGTACCTGCACCGCATCGGCCGCACCGGCCGCGCGGGCGCCAAGGGCATCGCGATCACCCTCGTCGACTGGGACGACATCCCGCGCTGGCAGCTGATCAACAAGGCGCTGGACCTCGGCTTCGGCAACCCGCCGGAGACGTACTCCACGTCCCCGCACCTCTTCGAGGAGCTGAACATCCCGGCCGGCACCAAGGGTGTCCTGCCGCGTTCCGAGCGCACCCGCGCCGGGCTCTCGGCCGAAGAGGTCGAGGACCTGGGCGAGACCGGCGGGCGTGGTGGTCCGCGTGGCCGCGGTGGCCGTTCGGCCGCACCGGCGACCGCCGAGCGTGAGCGCGCGCCGCGCACTCCGCGCCAGCGCCGCCGCACCCGCAACGGTGCGCCCGCGGACGAGACGGCCGGGTCGACGGCCGCTCCGGCGGCCACCGAGGCGCCCGCGTCCGCCGAGGCCACCGAGCCCCGCACCCCGCGCCGCCGCCGGCGCACCCGTGCCGGGGCGGGCGAGCCCGTGGCAGCCGTCGCCGCCCCTGTGACCGAGGCCGCCGAGGCCGCTGTCGCGACGGCGGAGGGTGTCACCGACGAGCCGGCCGCGCCGCGCCGTCGCCGTACCCGCAGGCCCGCCGCGACGGACGTCGAGACGGCACAGGCGGTGGTGACCGCCGCCGAGGCCGTGGTCGAGAACGCCGCCGCCGAGGCCGTCACCGAGGCGGCCGCCAAGCCGGCCCGCCGCAGGACCCGCAAGGCCGTCGAGACGGCACCCGCCGCCGAGACGGTCGTCGAGGCCGCCGAGATCGCCGAGGCCCCGGCCAAGCCCGTGCGGCGCCGGACCCGCAAGGTCGCGGAGACCGTGGCCGACACCGTCGAGGCCGCCGCCTCGGAGATCGCCGAGGTCACCGAGACGGTCACCAAGCCCCGGCGCACCCGCGCCAAGGCCGCCACCACGGCGACGGACACGGACACGGCCGCCGAGGCGACCGAGACCAAGCCCGTCCGCCGCCGCACCCGCAAGGCGGTCGCCGACGCCGAGATCCCGGCCCAGGCCGCCGAAGCGACGGAGGCCAAGCCGGCCACCCGCCGACGCACCCGCAAGGTCGCGGAGACCGTGGCCGACACCGTCGAGGCCGCCGCCACGGAGATCGCCGAGGTCACCGAGACGGTCACCAAGCCCCGGCGCACCCGCGCCAAGGCCGCCACCACGGCGACGGACACGGACACGGCCGCCGAGGCGACCGAGACCAAGCCCGTCCGCCGCCGCACCCGCAAGGCCGTCGCCGACGCCGAGATCCCGGCCCAGGCCGCCGAGGCCACGGAGGCCAAGCCGGCCACCCGCCGACGCACCCGCAAGGCGGTCGCCACGGAGCCCACGGAGAGCTGA
- a CDS encoding MFS transporter — translation MINSTEGPAEGDTFDAGAGGILRQPRAVWATAGASVVAFMGIGLVDPILPSIARGLDATPGQVSLLFTSYFLITAVAMLLTGFVSSRIGGRRTLLLGLALVVVFAGLAGTSGSVGELVGFRAGWGLGNALFVSSALAVIVGAAAGGSAAAILLYESALGLGMACGPLLGALLGNASWRYPFFGTAFLMAVGFLCITAFLKEQPKPARKTSLLDPLRALGHGGLASAAASAFFYNYTFFTVLAFTPFVLNMTPYRSGAVFFCWGLLLAVFSVIVAPRMQARFGSLKVLGGSLVLLAADVLVLGYGDHTTAVLCTVLSGAFIGVNNTVYTELALGVSDAPRPVASAGYNFVRWFAAAAAPYFAPKIEEWSDRRVPFVVAAVTALLGAVVVYVRRDALTRKAEELEPVHATEDGVAVFAN, via the coding sequence ATGATCAACAGCACGGAAGGCCCCGCGGAGGGCGACACGTTCGACGCCGGCGCGGGTGGCATCCTGCGTCAGCCGAGGGCCGTCTGGGCGACCGCCGGGGCGTCCGTCGTCGCCTTCATGGGCATCGGACTCGTCGACCCGATCCTGCCGTCCATCGCCCGGGGACTCGACGCCACGCCCGGCCAGGTGTCCCTGCTCTTCACCTCGTACTTCCTGATCACCGCCGTCGCGATGCTGCTGACCGGCTTCGTCTCCAGCCGGATCGGCGGGCGCAGGACCCTGCTGCTCGGCCTCGCGCTGGTCGTGGTCTTCGCGGGGCTCGCGGGCACCTCGGGATCGGTCGGCGAACTCGTCGGCTTCCGGGCCGGCTGGGGACTGGGCAACGCGCTGTTCGTCTCCTCGGCCCTCGCCGTGATCGTCGGCGCGGCGGCCGGCGGCAGCGCCGCGGCGATCCTGCTCTACGAGTCCGCCCTGGGCCTCGGCATGGCCTGCGGACCGCTGCTGGGGGCCCTGCTCGGCAACGCCAGCTGGCGCTACCCGTTCTTCGGCACCGCGTTCCTGATGGCGGTCGGCTTCCTGTGCATCACGGCGTTCCTGAAGGAGCAGCCGAAGCCCGCGCGCAAGACCTCGCTGCTCGACCCGCTGCGCGCCCTCGGCCACGGAGGTCTCGCCTCCGCCGCGGCCTCCGCGTTCTTCTACAACTACACGTTCTTCACCGTGCTGGCCTTCACCCCGTTCGTGCTGAACATGACCCCGTACAGGTCGGGCGCGGTGTTCTTCTGCTGGGGCCTGCTGCTCGCGGTGTTCTCGGTGATCGTGGCCCCGCGCATGCAGGCGCGGTTCGGCTCGCTGAAGGTGCTGGGCGGCTCCCTGGTGCTGCTCGCCGCCGACGTCCTCGTCCTCGGTTACGGCGACCACACCACCGCCGTGCTCTGCACGGTCCTGTCCGGCGCCTTCATCGGCGTGAACAACACCGTGTACACGGAGCTGGCCCTCGGGGTCTCCGACGCCCCGCGTCCGGTGGCGAGCGCCGGCTACAACTTCGTGCGCTGGTTCGCCGCGGCGGCGGCCCCGTACTTCGCCCCGAAGATCGAGGAGTGGAGCGACAGGCGCGTCCCGTTCGTGGTCGCCGCGGTCACCGCGCTGCTGGGTGCGGTCGTGGTCTACGTACGGCGCGACGCGCTCACCAGGAAGGCCGAGGAGCTGGAGCCGGTCCACGCCACCGAGGACGGTGTCGCGGTCTTCGCCAACTGA
- a CDS encoding alpha/beta hydrolase encodes MSRPSTFVPPAGVRACRLSTTRGEFAVLDAEPEGPPKGTVLLLPGFTGSKEDFIALHLPLAAAGYRTVAVDGRGQFETDGPRDDESAYAQAELAQDVLAQAAAVGTPVHLVGHSLGGQIARAAVLADPSPFLSLTLMASGPAQISESQQQRVKLLRDALAVMSMAEVWEAIQAMEPPEETDTGGLDAGLDDLADLRRRWLGNSPAQLVATGRQLCDEPDRVAELAAVRLPKHVISGARDDTWPLPLLDAMAVRLDAHRTVVEGAEHSPNADRPLETARALAAFWDATHAPEDPERP; translated from the coding sequence ATGAGCAGGCCCTCCACCTTCGTACCCCCCGCCGGTGTCCGCGCGTGCCGGTTGTCCACCACGCGCGGCGAGTTCGCCGTGCTCGACGCCGAGCCGGAGGGGCCGCCCAAGGGGACCGTGCTCCTGCTGCCGGGGTTCACCGGAAGCAAGGAGGACTTCATCGCCCTGCACCTGCCGCTGGCCGCGGCGGGCTATCGGACGGTGGCCGTGGACGGACGCGGGCAGTTCGAGACCGACGGGCCGCGGGACGACGAATCGGCTTACGCACAGGCCGAGTTGGCACAGGACGTGCTCGCGCAGGCCGCCGCCGTCGGCACTCCCGTGCACCTCGTGGGGCACTCGCTCGGCGGCCAGATCGCGCGTGCCGCGGTGCTGGCCGACCCGTCGCCGTTCCTCTCCCTGACGCTCATGGCCTCAGGACCCGCGCAGATCTCCGAGTCGCAGCAGCAGCGCGTCAAGCTGCTGCGGGACGCTCTGGCCGTGATGAGCATGGCCGAGGTGTGGGAGGCGATCCAGGCGATGGAGCCGCCGGAGGAGACCGACACGGGCGGGCTGGACGCGGGTCTCGACGACCTCGCCGATCTGCGCCGCCGCTGGCTCGGCAACAGCCCCGCCCAGCTCGTCGCCACGGGCCGCCAGCTCTGCGACGAGCCCGACCGTGTCGCCGAACTGGCCGCCGTCCGCCTCCCCAAGCACGTCATATCCGGTGCGCGCGACGACACTTGGCCCCTCCCGCTGCTGGACGCGATGGCCGTACGGCTGGACGCGCACCGCACGGTCGTCGAGGGGGCGGAACACTCCCCGAACGCCGACCGGCCCCTGGAGACCGCCCGCGCCCTGGCCGCGTTCTGGGACGCCACGCACGCCCCTGAGGACCCCGAGCGGCCCTAG
- a CDS encoding MarC family protein, whose translation MFDVAVFGSLFLTLFVIMDPPGITPIFLALTAGRPARVQRRMAVQAVCVAGGVITVFGLLGHQILDYLHVSVPALMIAGGLLLLLIALDLLTGKTDEPKQTKDVNVALVPLGMPLLAGPGAIVSVILAVQKADSVATQVSVWTAIIAIHVVLWVVMRYSLLIIRVIKDGGVVLVTRLAGMMLSAIAVQQIINGVTQVIRGS comes from the coding sequence ATGTTCGACGTCGCCGTCTTCGGCTCCCTCTTCCTCACCCTCTTCGTCATCATGGATCCCCCCGGGATCACCCCGATCTTCCTGGCGCTCACCGCCGGCCGCCCCGCCCGGGTGCAGCGCCGGATGGCCGTGCAGGCGGTCTGCGTCGCCGGTGGCGTCATCACCGTCTTCGGGCTCCTCGGGCACCAGATCCTGGACTATCTGCACGTCTCCGTGCCCGCGCTGATGATCGCGGGCGGCCTGCTGCTCCTGCTCATCGCCCTCGACCTGCTCACCGGCAAGACGGACGAGCCGAAGCAGACCAAGGACGTCAACGTCGCCCTCGTCCCCCTCGGGATGCCGCTGCTCGCCGGGCCCGGCGCGATCGTGTCCGTGATCCTCGCGGTGCAGAAGGCCGACTCGGTCGCCACCCAGGTCTCCGTGTGGACCGCGATCATCGCGATCCATGTCGTCCTGTGGGTCGTGATGCGCTACTCGCTGCTGATCATCCGCGTCATCAAGGACGGCGGAGTGGTCCTGGTGACCCGGCTCGCGGGCATGATGCTCTCCGCCATCGCGGTGCAGCAGATCATCAACGGCGTGACCCAGGTGATCCGGGGGAGCTGA
- a CDS encoding TetR/AcrR family transcriptional regulator, translated as MTAIEQTEAARPRGTRLPRRARRNQLLGAAQEVFVAQGYHSAAMDDIAERAGVSKPVLYQHFPGKLDLYLALLDQHCESLLLAVRAALASTSDNKLRVRATMDAYFAYVEDDGGAFRLVFESDLTNEPAVRERVDKVTHECAEAICDVIAEDTGLSRAESMLLASGLGGLAQVVARSWLHSDRSVPRDQAVQLLTSLAWRGIAGFPLHGTDHH; from the coding sequence GTGACAGCCATCGAGCAGACAGAGGCAGCACGCCCGCGGGGCACTCGCCTGCCGCGCCGTGCCCGACGCAACCAGCTCCTCGGCGCCGCCCAGGAAGTTTTCGTTGCGCAGGGATACCACTCGGCCGCCATGGACGACATCGCCGAGCGCGCGGGCGTCAGCAAGCCGGTTCTCTACCAGCACTTCCCGGGCAAGCTCGATCTGTACCTCGCCCTGCTCGACCAGCACTGCGAGTCCCTGCTCCTGGCGGTGCGGGCGGCGCTCGCGTCGACCTCGGACAACAAGCTGCGCGTCCGCGCCACGATGGACGCCTACTTCGCGTACGTCGAGGACGACGGCGGCGCGTTCCGGCTGGTCTTCGAGTCGGACCTGACCAACGAACCGGCGGTGCGCGAGCGCGTCGACAAGGTGACGCACGAGTGCGCCGAGGCGATCTGCGACGTCATCGCGGAGGACACGGGTCTCTCGCGCGCGGAGTCGATGCTCCTCGCCTCGGGGCTCGGCGGCCTGGCGCAGGTCGTGGCCCGTTCCTGGCTGCACAGCGACCGCAGCGTCCCGCGCGACCAGGCGGTCCAGCTGCTGACCTCGCTCGCCTGGCGGGGCATCGCGGGTTTCCCGCTGCACGGCACCGACCACCACTGA
- a CDS encoding PHP domain-containing protein has product MRIDLHAHSTASDGTDTPAELVRNAAAAGLDVVALTDHDTTRGHAEAVAALPEGLTLVTGAELSCRIDGISMHMLAYLFDPEDPALLAERELVRDDRVPRAQGMIARLQGLGVPITWEQVARIAGEGSVGRPHVASALVELGVVGSVSDAFTEQWLSDGGRAYVPKHETDPFEAIRLVKGAGGVTVLAHPAAAKRGRTVPESVIAELASAGLDGIEVDHMDHEPATRARLRGLASELGLLTTGSSDYHGSRKTCSLGDFTTDPEVYGEITRRATGAFPVPGAGGA; this is encoded by the coding sequence GTGCGTATCGACCTGCACGCCCACTCCACGGCTTCCGACGGTACGGACACGCCGGCCGAGCTGGTGCGCAACGCGGCCGCCGCCGGTCTGGACGTCGTCGCGCTGACCGACCACGACACCACGCGCGGGCACGCCGAGGCGGTCGCCGCGCTGCCCGAGGGGCTCACCCTCGTCACCGGTGCCGAACTCTCCTGCCGGATCGACGGCATCAGCATGCACATGCTGGCCTACCTCTTCGACCCCGAGGACCCCGCCCTGCTCGCCGAGCGCGAACTGGTGCGGGACGACCGGGTGCCGCGGGCCCAGGGCATGATCGCCAGGCTCCAGGGTCTCGGTGTGCCGATCACCTGGGAGCAGGTGGCGCGCATCGCGGGCGAAGGCTCGGTCGGACGCCCGCACGTCGCCTCCGCGCTGGTCGAGCTCGGCGTCGTCGGCAGCGTCTCGGACGCCTTCACCGAGCAGTGGCTGTCCGACGGGGGCCGCGCCTACGTCCCCAAGCACGAGACCGACCCCTTCGAGGCGATCCGGCTGGTCAAGGGGGCCGGAGGCGTCACCGTCCTCGCCCACCCGGCCGCCGCCAAGCGGGGCCGCACGGTGCCGGAGTCGGTGATCGCGGAGCTGGCGTCCGCGGGCCTCGACGGCATCGAGGTCGACCACATGGACCACGAACCGGCCACCCGGGCGAGGCTGCGCGGTCTGGCCTCCGAGCTGGGGCTGCTGACCACCGGCTCGTCCGACTACCACGGCAGCCGGAAGACCTGCTCGCTCGGTGACTTCACGACCGACCCCGAGGTCTACGGGGAGATCACCCGCCGTGCCACCGGGGCGTTCCCTGTCCCCGGTGCGGGCGGAGCCTGA
- a CDS encoding DUF3107 domain-containing protein, with protein sequence MEVKIGVQHAPREIVLESGQTPEEVERAVSEALAGKSQLLSLVDDHGRKVLVPADRLAYVELGEPTQRKVGFSAL encoded by the coding sequence GTGGAGGTCAAGATCGGCGTGCAGCACGCGCCCCGCGAGATCGTTCTGGAGAGCGGTCAGACCCCGGAAGAGGTCGAGCGCGCGGTGTCCGAGGCGCTGGCCGGCAAGTCGCAGCTGCTGAGCCTCGTGGACGACCACGGCCGCAAGGTCCTGGTTCCGGCCGACCGGCTCGCGTACGTGGAGCTCGGCGAGCCCACGCAGCGCAAGGTGGGCTTCAGCGCTCTGTAG
- a CDS encoding DUF6758 family protein has translation MRGEPSCPKCGGRVRAPGLFADSWQCDVHGTVHPLQPVIPPSVEALGVVVHRARVPVWMPWPLPVGWLFTGAAFAGDDRSGGRATAIACSGPGPLGGMGELILVAEELGVGLGARYAGMDGPDPGPHMNVEKPPQAKVLAAGRPTPLWHVSGSPDDRAVFAGEARGLWLWAVVWPEQTGLLMYDELVLTDLRDAGAEVDLLPCGALSPRILEP, from the coding sequence ATGAGGGGCGAACCCAGTTGCCCGAAGTGTGGTGGCCGGGTCAGGGCTCCCGGCCTCTTTGCCGATTCCTGGCAGTGCGATGTGCACGGCACGGTGCATCCGCTTCAGCCCGTGATCCCGCCCAGCGTCGAGGCCCTCGGCGTGGTCGTGCACCGCGCCCGGGTGCCGGTGTGGATGCCGTGGCCGCTGCCGGTCGGCTGGCTGTTCACCGGGGCGGCGTTCGCGGGGGACGACCGCAGCGGGGGCAGGGCCACCGCCATCGCCTGCTCGGGGCCCGGGCCGCTCGGCGGCATGGGTGAACTGATCCTCGTCGCCGAGGAGCTGGGCGTCGGCCTCGGCGCGCGGTACGCGGGGATGGACGGACCCGACCCCGGCCCGCACATGAACGTCGAGAAGCCGCCTCAGGCGAAGGTCCTCGCCGCGGGCCGGCCCACTCCGCTCTGGCATGTCTCCGGCTCCCCGGACGACCGCGCCGTGTTCGCGGGCGAGGCGCGGGGGCTGTGGCTGTGGGCCGTCGTCTGGCCCGAGCAGACCGGGCTGCTGATGTACGACGAACTGGTCCTGACGGACCTGCGCGACGCGGGCGCGGAGGTCGACCTGCTGCCGTGCGGCGCGCTGTCCCCGCGCATCCTGGAACCGTAG
- a CDS encoding suppressor of fused domain protein, translating to MADVLPLVEARLRSALGEPDARAAVTFLGTDRIEVLRFSEGDIVRYATLGMSAQPMADPTAVLADPVKGPRAELVLSVRPAGADTDKVLRPLAVLAASPQVEGLVVAPGASLDVGEPLWPGAPFTSVLVAESGGLVEDLELDAPADPVRFLPLLPMTPNEAAWKRVHGAGALQERWLNGGTDLRDPLRRSVALD from the coding sequence ATGGCTGATGTTCTTCCTCTGGTCGAGGCCCGTTTGCGCTCCGCGCTGGGCGAACCCGACGCGCGGGCCGCGGTCACCTTCCTGGGCACCGACCGCATCGAGGTCCTGCGCTTCTCCGAGGGCGACATCGTGCGCTACGCCACGCTCGGCATGTCCGCCCAGCCGATGGCCGATCCCACCGCCGTGCTCGCCGATCCGGTCAAGGGCCCGCGCGCCGAACTGGTCCTCTCAGTCCGCCCGGCCGGGGCCGACACCGACAAGGTGCTTCGCCCGCTCGCCGTGCTCGCCGCCTCCCCCCAGGTCGAGGGTCTGGTCGTGGCCCCCGGTGCCTCGCTCGACGTGGGCGAACCGCTGTGGCCCGGCGCGCCGTTCACCTCCGTCCTGGTCGCCGAGTCCGGCGGTCTGGTGGAGGACCTGGAGCTGGACGCCCCCGCCGATCCGGTGCGTTTCCTGCCGCTGCTCCCGATGACGCCCAACGAGGCCGCCTGGAAGCGGGTCCATGGAGCGGGAGCCCTCCAGGAGCGCTGGCTGAACGGCGGAACGGACCTGCGCGATCCGCTGCGCAGGTCCGTTGCCCTGGACTGA
- a CDS encoding NYN domain-containing protein → MNDDHAALAARIDRTNELLQRMLAEVAKTPSTHAIFVDAGYLYAAAGRLVAGTEDRRSFDLDTEGLIEALIDRARTIFADSRLLRVYWYDGARRRIHTAEQQSIAELPDVKVRLGNLNANNQQKGVDSLIRSDLESLARHRAISDAALLGGDEDLVSAVEAAQGYGARVHLWGIEAPEGGNQAEPLLWEVDSQRTLDLDFFKPYVARRTAQSYDPTAAVRPTREDVRFVGAQIAAKWLAARGRESLAELLPGHPYLPGSVDQDLLVEAEGLLQYSLRGQSDLRRALRDGLWEHLQAQY, encoded by the coding sequence ATGAACGACGACCACGCGGCTCTCGCCGCCCGCATCGACCGTACGAACGAGCTTCTTCAGCGCATGCTCGCCGAGGTCGCGAAGACCCCCTCCACGCACGCGATCTTCGTGGACGCCGGATATCTGTACGCCGCCGCGGGGCGCCTGGTCGCCGGCACGGAGGACCGCCGTTCGTTCGACCTGGACACCGAGGGGCTCATCGAGGCCCTCATCGACAGGGCCCGCACGATCTTCGCCGACAGCCGGCTCCTGCGCGTCTACTGGTACGACGGCGCGCGACGCCGCATCCACACCGCGGAGCAGCAGTCCATCGCCGAACTCCCGGACGTGAAGGTCAGGTTGGGAAACCTGAACGCCAACAACCAGCAGAAGGGCGTCGATTCACTCATCCGCTCCGACCTGGAGTCCCTCGCCCGGCACCGCGCCATCAGCGACGCGGCACTGCTCGGCGGCGACGAGGACCTCGTCTCCGCCGTCGAGGCGGCCCAGGGGTACGGCGCCCGGGTCCACCTCTGGGGCATCGAGGCGCCCGAGGGCGGCAACCAGGCCGAGCCGCTGCTCTGGGAGGTCGACAGCCAGCGCACGCTCGACCTCGACTTCTTCAAGCCGTACGTGGCCAGGCGCACCGCCCAGTCGTACGACCCGACGGCGGCGGTCCGGCCCACCCGGGAGGACGTGCGCTTCGTGGGCGCCCAGATCGCCGCGAAGTGGCTGGCGGCGCGCGGCCGGGAGTCCCTGGCCGAACTGCTTCCCGGGCACCCGTATCTCCCCGGCTCGGTCGACCAGGATCTGCTGGTCGAGGCCGAGGGGCTGCTCCAGTACTCCCTGCGCGGCCAGTCGGACCTGCGCCGCGCGCTGCGGGACGGCCTCTGGGAGCACCTTCAGGCGCAGTACTAG